Proteins encoded in a region of the Mariprofundus ferrinatatus genome:
- a CDS encoding riboflavin synthase, whose amino-acid sequence MFTGIIQDVGTISAIRREPEQTHIVFKTKLAMGNWALGDSVACNGCCLTITQFPANDAFAATLSQETLNLTIFSAAHEGDAVNLEPALRMGDALGGHMVTGHVDGVGLVKSVKAIGEHREYAFSLPEKLARYVVVKGSVAINGVSLTVNRVDGCDFTVNLIPHTLSHTNLGALKAGDRVNIETDMYGRYVERLMHFPTENS is encoded by the coding sequence ATGTTCACTGGAATTATTCAGGACGTCGGCACGATTTCGGCTATTCGACGCGAACCTGAACAGACCCACATTGTATTCAAAACGAAACTCGCGATGGGCAACTGGGCACTGGGCGATTCAGTTGCCTGCAACGGTTGCTGCCTGACCATCACTCAATTCCCGGCAAACGATGCCTTTGCTGCAACGCTGTCGCAGGAGACACTGAACCTCACCATATTCTCGGCCGCACACGAGGGTGATGCAGTCAATCTGGAGCCCGCACTGCGCATGGGTGATGCGCTTGGTGGTCACATGGTGACAGGCCATGTTGATGGCGTTGGTTTGGTGAAGTCGGTCAAAGCGATCGGAGAGCATCGTGAATATGCCTTTTCGCTGCCTGAAAAGCTGGCACGCTATGTGGTAGTGAAGGGATCAGTGGCGATCAACGGGGTGAGCCTGACGGTGAACCGCGTGGATGGTTGCGACTTTACCGTCAACCTGATTCCCCATACCTTGTCGCACACGAATCTGGGGGCCCTCAAAGCGGGCGATCGGGTGAACATCGAAACTGATATGTATGGTCGTTATGTCGAACGGCTGATGCACTTTCCAACGGAGAATTCATGA
- a CDS encoding bifunctional 3,4-dihydroxy-2-butanone-4-phosphate synthase/GTP cyclohydrolase II, with protein MTLATTEELIDELRAGRMIILADDEDRENEGDLVMAAEWVTPEAINFMATHGRGLICLALTQEQTDKLQLPLMVSNTNSKFKTNFTISIEAAEGVTTGISAYDRAHTIRTAIADGVRADDIHTPGHVFPLVGRDGGLLVRAGHTEASIDLARLAGLKPSGVICEIMNEDGTMARMPELKKFAKKHNLKVGTIADVIRHRLQHDSLVRREVEVRMPTEFGEFRMIGYTNAVDKAEHVALVMGEPVADRACMVRVHSECLTGDVFGSRRCDCGSQLHAAMRQIAEAGEGVILYLRQEGRGIGLLNKLKAYNLQDAGHDTVSANEKLGFKPDLRDYGIGAQILRELGLRKLKLLTNNPKKIVALDGYGLEVSERVQLQSSPHEDNIAYLTTKKEKMGHMLNMKGEK; from the coding sequence ATGACACTGGCTACAACTGAAGAGTTGATCGATGAGCTGCGCGCTGGACGCATGATTATCCTCGCCGATGACGAGGATCGCGAAAATGAGGGCGATCTGGTCATGGCGGCCGAGTGGGTGACACCTGAAGCGATCAACTTTATGGCAACGCACGGACGCGGCCTGATCTGCCTGGCACTGACGCAGGAGCAGACGGATAAGTTGCAGCTGCCGCTGATGGTCTCCAATACCAATTCAAAGTTTAAAACCAATTTCACCATCTCGATTGAGGCTGCCGAAGGGGTGACCACCGGCATCTCAGCATACGATCGTGCCCATACCATCCGTACCGCCATTGCCGATGGCGTGAGGGCGGATGACATTCATACGCCGGGGCATGTTTTCCCGCTGGTCGGGCGCGATGGCGGGCTACTGGTGCGTGCGGGTCACACAGAAGCGAGTATCGATCTTGCCCGCCTTGCAGGGCTCAAGCCTTCAGGTGTGATCTGCGAGATCATGAATGAAGACGGAACCATGGCGCGCATGCCTGAGCTGAAGAAGTTTGCGAAAAAGCACAATCTCAAGGTTGGTACTATTGCCGATGTGATCCGCCATCGCCTGCAGCACGATTCACTGGTCAGGCGTGAAGTTGAGGTGCGCATGCCGACCGAGTTCGGTGAGTTCCGCATGATTGGCTACACCAATGCGGTCGACAAGGCCGAACATGTGGCGCTTGTAATGGGTGAACCGGTTGCGGACCGGGCATGTATGGTGCGTGTGCACTCGGAGTGTCTCACCGGTGATGTCTTCGGATCGCGCCGCTGTGACTGTGGTTCTCAGCTTCATGCCGCAATGCGGCAGATTGCCGAAGCAGGAGAGGGTGTCATTCTCTACCTCAGACAGGAGGGACGCGGTATCGGGCTTCTGAACAAGCTCAAAGCGTACAACCTGCAGGATGCCGGCCACGATACGGTATCGGCCAATGAGAAGCTCGGATTCAAGCCGGATCTTCGCGACTACGGCATCGGAGCACAGATTCTGCGTGAACTGGGGCTGCGTAAGCTGAAGCTTTTGACCAATAACCCCAAGAAAATCGTTGCACTGGATGGTTATGGACTTGAGGTGAGTGAGCGCGTGCAGCTGCAGAGCAGTCCGCATGAAGATAACATCGCCTACCTGACCACCAAGAAGGAGAAGATGGGCCATATGCTGAATATGAAAGGTGAAAAATAA